In a genomic window of Curtobacterium flaccumfaciens pv. betae:
- a CDS encoding alpha/beta fold hydrolase yields MTDTRTRTALVLHGGGGPRTVAPIVAHLAPAFHVVAPTHPGWDGTPRPDGIDSVPALASEYLEQLVTAGEQDVVVVGSSIGGWIALEMAVQAAADDRFAGVVGTVVDIDGVGAAVEGEPIADFFALDARGLAEAAWHDPERGYQDPASVTEEQRAVQRSNGQTMAVVAGRSMSDPTLLGRLGAVRVPTLVVFGASDRVVTPAYGRAVAAAVPGAVFAEVPAAGHLPHLEAPDATWAVVDPFLAPLLG; encoded by the coding sequence ATGACCGACACCCGCACCCGCACCGCGCTCGTCCTGCACGGCGGCGGTGGCCCCCGGACCGTCGCGCCGATCGTCGCGCACCTCGCACCCGCCTTCCACGTCGTCGCCCCCACGCACCCCGGGTGGGACGGCACCCCGCGCCCCGACGGGATCGACTCCGTCCCGGCCCTGGCTAGCGAGTACCTCGAGCAGCTCGTCACCGCCGGGGAGCAGGACGTCGTGGTGGTCGGGTCCTCCATCGGCGGCTGGATCGCCCTCGAGATGGCCGTGCAGGCTGCTGCCGACGACCGGTTCGCCGGGGTCGTCGGCACCGTCGTCGACATCGACGGCGTGGGTGCGGCGGTCGAGGGCGAACCGATCGCCGACTTCTTCGCCCTCGATGCCCGCGGGCTGGCCGAGGCCGCCTGGCACGATCCCGAGCGGGGCTACCAGGACCCGGCGTCCGTCACCGAGGAACAGCGCGCGGTGCAGCGGTCGAACGGGCAGACCATGGCGGTCGTCGCCGGCCGCTCGATGAGCGACCCGACCCTGCTCGGTCGACTCGGGGCCGTGCGGGTGCCGACACTCGTGGTGTTCGGCGCGAGCGACCGGGTCGTGACCCCGGCGTACGGTCGCGCGGTGGCGGCGGCCGTGCCGGGTGCGGTGTTCGCCGAGGTCCCGGCGGCCGGGCACCTGCCGCACCTCGAGGCCCCCGACGCGACGTGGGCGGTCGTCGACCCGTTCCTGGCGCCCCTGCTCGGCTGA
- a CDS encoding carboxylesterase family protein produces the protein MLDATPAPFDTPAGRIVGTVDGDVVRVLGIPYAQAERFAPPQPMPPFAGELHASTPSPVAPQPHEEFVDLLLNPIQGIEVDEHCQRLSITLPADVRPGEQLPVMVWIHGGSYVIGGGDLPIYDARDLVTEQRVIVVSVTFRLGVLGFLGDGETIPANLGLLDLVESLRWVRANIASFGGDPDLVTVFGQSAGGDAAAHLMISAGAGGLFRRAIIQSAPLGLSRRRARMNRAMVRAVGTVHADTPLEDLLDRQALGTRAAAPYGLAAGMPFGTQYGFAPLPDERDLDVAWSRVAPDVDVLIGSGSDEAGMYVPLVPGLRRVTRSRVLRSALRWWVVRPLSDVIYGRDARRFTERHRRAGGRATSYRLHRGVTSAPTGAVHMSDLPLLLGGREAWAGTRFVPERDWPEVERRGRAFRAIWADFARTGEVRAPDDETLTFDRG, from the coding sequence ATGCTCGACGCCACGCCCGCCCCGTTCGACACCCCCGCCGGCCGCATCGTCGGGACGGTCGACGGCGACGTGGTGCGGGTGCTCGGGATCCCGTACGCGCAGGCCGAACGGTTCGCTCCGCCGCAACCGATGCCACCGTTCGCGGGAGAGCTGCACGCGTCGACCCCGTCGCCGGTCGCACCGCAGCCGCACGAGGAGTTCGTCGACCTGCTGCTCAACCCGATCCAGGGCATCGAGGTCGACGAGCACTGCCAGCGGCTCTCGATCACGCTGCCCGCCGACGTCCGTCCGGGGGAGCAGCTGCCGGTGATGGTCTGGATCCACGGCGGCTCGTACGTCATCGGCGGTGGCGACCTGCCGATCTACGACGCCCGCGACCTGGTGACCGAGCAGCGCGTGATCGTGGTGTCGGTCACGTTCCGGCTCGGCGTGCTCGGGTTCCTCGGTGACGGCGAGACGATCCCGGCCAACCTCGGGCTCCTCGACCTGGTCGAGTCGCTCCGCTGGGTGCGCGCGAACATCGCTTCGTTCGGCGGCGACCCCGACCTGGTCACCGTCTTCGGGCAGTCGGCCGGCGGGGACGCGGCCGCGCACCTGATGATCAGCGCCGGCGCCGGCGGGCTCTTCCGCCGCGCGATCATCCAGAGCGCTCCGCTCGGGCTGTCCCGCCGTCGGGCACGGATGAACCGCGCGATGGTCCGGGCGGTCGGCACCGTGCACGCCGACACCCCGCTCGAGGACCTGCTCGACCGTCAGGCGCTCGGCACCCGGGCCGCCGCGCCGTACGGGCTCGCCGCCGGCATGCCGTTCGGCACACAGTACGGGTTCGCACCGCTGCCCGACGAGCGCGACCTCGACGTCGCGTGGAGCCGGGTCGCGCCCGACGTCGACGTCCTGATCGGGTCCGGTTCGGACGAGGCGGGCATGTACGTGCCGCTCGTGCCCGGCCTGCGTCGGGTCACCCGGTCGCGGGTGCTGCGGTCGGCCCTGCGGTGGTGGGTCGTCCGTCCGCTGTCCGACGTCATCTACGGGCGCGACGCCCGACGGTTCACCGAACGGCACCGACGCGCCGGCGGCCGGGCGACCTCGTACCGACTGCACCGCGGTGTCACGAGCGCCCCGACCGGAGCCGTGCACATGAGCGACCTGCCGCTGCTGCTCGGTGGCCGCGAGGCCTGGGCCGGCACCCGGTTCGTCCCCGAACGCGACTGGCCCGAGGTCGAGCGCCGCGGCCGGGCCTTCCGGGCGATCTGGGCCGACTTCGCCCGCACCGGCGAGGTCCGGGCCCCCGACGACGAGACGCTGACGTTCGACCGCGGCTGA
- a CDS encoding Gfo/Idh/MocA family protein produces MSRVGIGIIGAGNISTQYLENLTKFADVEVRFVADVLLERAAEQAAAYGVASSGSVEELLARDDISIVINLTIPAAHAEVDQQIIDAGKHVWSEKPIATDHASAAAVLESAKAKGLRVATAPDTVLGAGIQTALRAIARGDIGEPLSATTLFHVPGPEAWHPNPDFLFATGAGPLFDMGPYYVTTLVHAFGTASRVQAVSSKSLDRRTIASGPRAGETFPVEVPTHHAALIEFDGGQSAQSTFSFQHALPRMGFVEINGTLGTISLPDPNTFEGSSQLWRYGQDEPETLEAVGSTWGRGTGVVELARAIAEDRPERASGAVALHVLDVLLGIRDAAESGSAVDITSTVDAIPPLPEDFDPAAAVLTAGANA; encoded by the coding sequence GTGAGCCGTGTCGGGATCGGCATCATCGGTGCCGGCAACATCTCCACCCAGTACCTCGAGAACCTGACCAAGTTCGCCGACGTCGAGGTCCGCTTCGTCGCCGACGTGCTGCTCGAGCGTGCCGCTGAGCAGGCGGCTGCGTACGGCGTCGCCTCGTCGGGATCGGTCGAGGAACTCCTCGCCCGCGACGACATCTCGATCGTGATCAACCTGACGATCCCGGCCGCACACGCCGAGGTCGACCAGCAGATCATCGACGCCGGCAAGCACGTCTGGAGCGAGAAGCCGATCGCGACCGACCACGCGTCGGCCGCCGCGGTGCTCGAGTCGGCGAAGGCCAAGGGCCTGCGCGTCGCGACCGCTCCGGACACCGTGCTCGGCGCGGGCATCCAGACGGCGCTCCGGGCCATCGCCCGCGGTGACATCGGCGAGCCGCTGTCCGCGACGACGCTGTTCCACGTCCCCGGACCCGAGGCGTGGCACCCGAACCCGGACTTCCTGTTCGCCACCGGCGCCGGCCCCCTGTTCGACATGGGCCCGTACTACGTGACGACCCTGGTGCACGCGTTCGGCACCGCCTCGCGCGTGCAGGCCGTCTCGTCGAAGTCGCTCGACCGTCGCACGATCGCGTCCGGCCCCCGCGCCGGCGAGACGTTCCCGGTCGAGGTCCCGACGCACCACGCGGCCCTGATCGAGTTCGACGGCGGGCAGTCCGCCCAGTCGACGTTCTCGTTCCAGCACGCCCTGCCGCGCATGGGCTTCGTCGAGATCAACGGCACGCTCGGCACGATCTCGCTGCCGGACCCGAACACGTTCGAGGGCTCGTCGCAGCTCTGGCGCTACGGGCAGGACGAGCCCGAGACGCTCGAGGCGGTCGGCTCCACCTGGGGTCGTGGCACCGGTGTCGTCGAGCTCGCCCGCGCCATCGCCGAGGACCGCCCCGAGCGTGCCTCCGGCGCCGTCGCGCTGCACGTGCTCGACGTGCTGCTCGGCATCCGTGACGCGGCCGAGTCGGGTTCCGCCGTCGACATCACGTCGACCGTGGACGCGATCCCGCCGCTGCCCGAGGACTTCGACCCCGCGGCAGCCGTGCTGACCGCGGGCGCGAACGCCTAG
- a CDS encoding MFS transporter: MSTPEPGSPALLNPEEGITQPVSTVKVGIGYQIALFLGQFGLFVALMAPVYVSMQLKAQTLVGDDAANVIGSVLPIGAFGALIMNPLAGALSDRTRTRWGRRRPWLLSGVVVFAIALAWIAYSPDVLNLTLAWLLAQLAANATLATLLASFADNVPQLQRGRSSSIIALAQNIAVLAGTYLSVFFVANLPVLFIAPGILAIILVAVYAVVARDDLPTYKLKKFTFLNLIASFWTNPVKNPDFAFAWWSRFLIIFATFMFTTYRLLYMEQHLGIESAKEATAAVAFGVLLYTIALLVSAALSGWASDKLGRRKVFVGGSTAMFAVGLIVLAHADTVNGFYVAEVIMGFAYGIYSAIDTALVVDVLPNADRPGKDLGVINIANALPQSLAPAVALFFLKIGSGDAADNYTLMCWAAGAIAIIGALVVIPIKRVR, translated from the coding sequence ATGAGCACACCCGAACCCGGCAGCCCGGCACTGCTCAACCCGGAAGAGGGCATCACCCAGCCCGTCAGCACGGTCAAGGTGGGCATCGGCTACCAGATCGCCCTGTTCCTCGGGCAGTTCGGCCTCTTCGTCGCGCTCATGGCGCCCGTCTACGTGAGCATGCAGCTCAAGGCGCAGACCCTGGTCGGCGACGACGCTGCGAACGTCATCGGCTCGGTACTGCCGATCGGCGCGTTCGGTGCGCTCATCATGAACCCCCTCGCGGGTGCCCTGTCCGACCGCACCCGCACGCGCTGGGGCCGTCGTCGCCCCTGGCTGCTCAGCGGTGTCGTGGTCTTCGCGATCGCCCTCGCGTGGATCGCCTACTCGCCCGACGTCCTCAACCTGACGCTGGCCTGGCTGCTCGCCCAGCTCGCCGCGAACGCCACGCTCGCCACCCTGCTCGCGAGCTTCGCCGACAACGTGCCGCAGCTGCAGCGCGGCCGGTCCTCGAGCATCATCGCGCTCGCGCAGAACATCGCCGTGCTCGCCGGTACCTACCTGTCGGTCTTCTTCGTCGCGAACCTGCCCGTGCTGTTCATCGCGCCCGGCATTCTGGCGATCATCCTGGTCGCCGTGTACGCCGTCGTCGCGCGGGACGACCTGCCCACCTACAAGCTCAAGAAGTTCACGTTCCTGAACCTCATCGCGTCGTTCTGGACGAACCCGGTCAAGAACCCGGACTTCGCGTTCGCGTGGTGGTCGCGCTTCCTCATCATCTTCGCGACCTTCATGTTCACGACGTACCGCCTGCTCTACATGGAGCAGCACCTCGGCATCGAGAGCGCGAAGGAGGCGACGGCCGCCGTCGCCTTCGGTGTGCTGCTCTACACGATCGCGCTGCTGGTCAGTGCGGCGCTGTCCGGCTGGGCCTCGGACAAGCTCGGTCGCCGCAAGGTGTTCGTCGGTGGCTCCACGGCGATGTTCGCGGTCGGACTCATCGTGCTGGCGCACGCCGACACGGTCAACGGCTTCTACGTCGCCGAGGTCATCATGGGCTTCGCCTACGGCATCTACTCCGCGATCGACACCGCACTCGTCGTCGACGTCCTGCCGAACGCGGACCGTCCCGGCAAGGACCTCGGCGTCATCAACATCGCCAACGCGCTGCCGCAGTCGCTCGCCCCGGCCGTCGCCCTGTTCTTCCTGAAGATCGGGTCCGGGGACGCCGCCGACAACTACACGCTCATGTGCTGGGCCGCCGGCGCGATCGCCATCATCGGCGCACTCGTCGTGATCCCCATCAAGCGGGTGCGGTAG
- the glgX gene encoding glycogen debranching protein GlgX, translating to MTTSTRTPLGVTLVDGGANVALFSSTAERVEFCTFDDDGTEHRTELRNRTGYTFHDVVPGVRVGTRYGFRVHGAWDPANGLRHNGAKLLLDPYATAIDGEYEWGQALFGHDMNEPEQIDETDSASAMPKSVVADRSFDWDGDTLLRTPLADTVVYEVHVKGFTKQHPDVPEEIRGTYAGMAHPAAIKHLTDLGVTAVELLPTHQFVQDSTLLDKGLRNYWGYNSIGFFAPHDEYSSAGTAGQQVAEFKEMVKALHAAGLEVIMDVVYNHTAEGNHMGPTLSFKGIDNQSYYRLVEGDEANYFDTTGTGNSLNVGHPAALGLIMDSLRYWVEEMHVDGFRFDLATTLTRQDGEAEKHSAFLDIIHQDPVLREVKMIAEPWDTAGYQVGGFPADWSEWNGKYRDDLRAFWRGDEGALGDAVQRVLGSPDVYEGSRRSPLCSIDFVTAHDGFTLADLTMYADKHNEANGEDNNDGESDNTSFNGGIEGPTDDGAVNDYRDRQRRNFLGTLLLSAGVPMILGGDELARSQGGNNNAYCQDDEISWFDWAAADQDLLAFTTAAIAFRLQHQALRPEWFRTAPGDSESTVTVLRADAAGFEDGDWADGGNRAVTLVLHQGDDTVAVLLNASDTTVEFTLPERPGGGSWSLGLSSDPDQTVVGDAATLLVRDASFTALV from the coding sequence ATGACCACTTCCACGCGCACCCCGCTCGGCGTCACGCTCGTCGACGGGGGCGCCAACGTCGCCCTGTTCTCGAGCACCGCCGAACGGGTCGAGTTCTGCACCTTCGACGACGACGGCACCGAGCACCGCACCGAGCTCCGCAACCGCACCGGCTACACCTTCCACGACGTCGTCCCCGGGGTGAGGGTCGGCACCCGCTACGGCTTCCGCGTGCACGGCGCGTGGGACCCGGCGAACGGCCTGCGCCACAACGGCGCGAAGCTCCTGCTCGACCCCTACGCCACCGCGATCGACGGCGAGTACGAGTGGGGCCAGGCGCTCTTCGGTCACGACATGAACGAGCCCGAGCAGATCGACGAGACCGACTCGGCCAGCGCGATGCCCAAGTCGGTCGTCGCCGACCGGTCCTTCGACTGGGACGGTGACACCCTGCTGCGGACCCCGCTCGCCGACACCGTCGTGTACGAGGTGCACGTCAAAGGCTTCACGAAGCAGCACCCGGACGTCCCCGAGGAGATCCGCGGCACCTACGCCGGCATGGCCCACCCGGCAGCGATCAAGCACCTCACCGACCTCGGCGTCACCGCGGTGGAGCTGCTGCCGACGCACCAGTTCGTGCAGGACTCGACGCTCCTCGACAAGGGCCTCCGCAACTACTGGGGCTACAACAGCATCGGCTTCTTCGCGCCGCACGACGAGTACTCGTCCGCAGGCACCGCGGGGCAGCAGGTCGCCGAGTTCAAGGAGATGGTGAAGGCCCTGCACGCCGCGGGGCTCGAGGTCATCATGGACGTCGTCTACAACCACACCGCCGAGGGCAACCACATGGGCCCGACGCTGTCGTTCAAGGGGATCGACAACCAGTCGTACTACCGGCTGGTCGAGGGTGACGAGGCGAACTACTTCGACACCACGGGTACCGGCAACAGCCTGAACGTCGGGCACCCGGCGGCCCTCGGACTCATCATGGACTCGCTCCGCTACTGGGTCGAGGAGATGCACGTCGACGGCTTCCGGTTCGACCTGGCCACGACGCTCACCCGCCAGGACGGCGAGGCCGAGAAGCACTCCGCGTTCCTCGACATCATCCACCAGGACCCCGTGCTGCGCGAGGTCAAGATGATCGCTGAGCCGTGGGACACCGCCGGCTACCAGGTCGGCGGGTTCCCGGCCGACTGGTCCGAGTGGAACGGCAAGTACCGCGATGACCTGCGGGCCTTCTGGCGCGGCGACGAGGGCGCCCTCGGCGACGCCGTCCAGCGGGTCCTGGGCAGCCCGGACGTCTACGAGGGATCACGGCGCTCCCCGCTGTGCTCGATCGACTTCGTGACCGCCCACGACGGTTTCACCCTGGCCGACCTGACGATGTACGCCGACAAGCACAACGAGGCGAACGGCGAGGACAACAACGACGGCGAGAGCGACAACACCTCGTTCAACGGCGGCATCGAGGGCCCGACCGACGACGGCGCGGTGAACGACTACCGCGACCGGCAGCGCCGCAACTTCCTCGGCACCCTGCTGCTCTCCGCCGGCGTGCCGATGATCCTGGGTGGCGACGAGCTCGCCCGGTCACAGGGCGGCAACAACAACGCGTACTGCCAGGACGACGAGATCTCGTGGTTCGACTGGGCCGCCGCCGACCAGGACCTGCTCGCCTTCACCACGGCGGCCATCGCGTTCCGTCTTCAGCACCAGGCCCTGCGCCCGGAGTGGTTCCGCACCGCGCCGGGTGACTCGGAGTCGACGGTGACCGTGCTCCGCGCCGACGCCGCCGGGTTCGAGGACGGCGACTGGGCGGACGGCGGCAACCGGGCCGTGACGCTCGTGCTGCACCAGGGCGACGACACCGTGGCCGTGCTGCTGAACGCGTCGGACACCACGGTGGAGTTCACGCTGCCGGAGCGGCCGGGTGGGGGCAGCTGGTCCCTCGGGCTGTCGAGCGACCCCGACCAGACCGTGGTGGGCGACGCGGCGACGCTGCTCGTGCGCGACGCGTCCTTCACCGCGCTGGTCTGA
- a CDS encoding TetR/AcrR family transcriptional regulator, which produces MPTTDVDLRARIVAGAISAYRAGDFHRVGPDEVAEHAGVTADEFHRAYPTWELLVVAVMDKWNNGSRRQLWPIAERDGTVAYLRARLAAGVEDPALVRLRVAVLSAASNPDHPAAGWFRAQYTRAFEDVTLALVRDVVAGRESRGASPRHAAEQLMALYEGLQLQSVIRDDGEPLSAFDRAVARMRVGWAAARVDA; this is translated from the coding sequence ATGCCCACGACCGACGTCGACCTCCGCGCACGCATCGTCGCCGGGGCGATCAGTGCCTACCGAGCCGGGGACTTCCACCGTGTCGGGCCCGACGAGGTCGCCGAGCACGCCGGGGTCACCGCCGACGAGTTCCATCGAGCGTACCCGACGTGGGAACTCCTGGTGGTCGCGGTCATGGACAAGTGGAACAACGGCAGCCGGCGCCAGCTCTGGCCGATCGCGGAGCGGGACGGCACGGTCGCCTACCTGCGAGCCCGGCTCGCCGCGGGCGTCGAGGACCCGGCCCTCGTGCGGCTCCGGGTCGCGGTGCTCAGCGCCGCCTCGAACCCCGACCACCCCGCCGCCGGGTGGTTCCGCGCGCAGTACACGCGGGCGTTCGAGGACGTCACCCTCGCCCTGGTCCGTGACGTCGTCGCCGGTCGGGAGTCCCGTGGCGCCTCGCCCCGGCACGCCGCCGAGCAGCTGATGGCCCTGTACGAGGGGCTCCAGCTGCAGTCCGTCATCCGCGACGACGGGGAGCCGCTCAGCGCCTTCGACCGGGCGGTCGCCCGGATGCGCGTGGGCTGGGCGGCGGCACGCGTCGACGCCTGA
- a CDS encoding TetR/AcrR family transcriptional regulator translates to MTHPADDADAAQPRRGGYRKGAERRTQILDEMIRMVAEQGVDASSLRSVAEALGITHAALRHYFPSRDELLLAVYREHEVREQGAPDRMKSAIGDMRESASRNRAVPGLVQLYTTLAADAVQEGHPATRDFMRERFARLRAELAALIEADQASGRIRADLDPVDLASLSIAASDGLQVQWLLDPDAVDGERVLRLLEQLVPPVR, encoded by the coding sequence ATGACCCACCCCGCGGACGACGCCGACGCGGCCCAGCCGCGCCGCGGCGGGTACCGCAAGGGCGCCGAGCGGCGCACGCAGATCCTCGACGAGATGATCCGCATGGTCGCGGAGCAGGGGGTCGACGCATCGTCGCTCCGCTCGGTGGCCGAAGCCCTCGGGATCACGCACGCGGCACTCCGCCACTACTTCCCCAGTCGCGACGAACTGCTGCTCGCCGTCTACCGGGAGCACGAGGTCCGCGAGCAGGGCGCGCCCGACCGGATGAAGTCGGCGATCGGCGACATGCGCGAGAGCGCATCGCGCAACCGGGCCGTGCCGGGGCTGGTGCAGCTGTACACGACCCTCGCGGCCGACGCCGTGCAGGAGGGCCACCCAGCCACGCGCGACTTCATGCGCGAACGCTTCGCCCGGTTGCGCGCCGAACTCGCCGCACTGATCGAGGCGGACCAGGCGAGTGGCCGGATCCGCGCCGACCTGGACCCGGTCGACCTGGCGAGCCTGAGCATCGCGGCATCCGACGGACTGCAGGTCCAGTGGCTGCTCGACCCGGACGCCGTCGACGGCGAGCGGGTGCTGCGGCTGCTCGAGCAACTCGTCCCGCCGGTGCGCTGA
- a CDS encoding MarR family winged helix-turn-helix transcriptional regulator encodes MPLTVVRREHVHLYAREPESGVAKTAVDALLRLQHAEDQQIESARIESGLSKNEFLAVRYMLQAHRDGRTMGPKDLAVMLAVSNASVTKIVDGLVQKGLLSRTAHPTDRRAQVLAPTDQAAEKIDASYARFHAAVVEVLEQLPDADNAVLADSLTKIVDALAAGTPAPVDEYTVDDQD; translated from the coding sequence ATGCCGTTGACCGTCGTCCGTCGAGAGCACGTCCACCTCTACGCCCGCGAACCCGAGTCCGGGGTCGCGAAGACCGCCGTCGACGCGCTGCTGCGCCTGCAGCACGCCGAGGACCAGCAGATCGAGTCCGCCCGCATCGAGAGCGGCCTGTCGAAGAACGAGTTCCTCGCCGTCCGGTACATGCTCCAGGCGCACCGGGACGGCCGGACGATGGGCCCGAAGGACCTCGCCGTGATGCTCGCCGTCTCGAACGCCTCGGTCACCAAGATCGTCGACGGGCTCGTGCAGAAGGGCCTGCTGTCGCGCACGGCGCACCCCACCGACCGTCGTGCGCAGGTACTCGCCCCGACCGACCAGGCCGCCGAGAAGATCGACGCCTCGTACGCGCGCTTCCACGCTGCCGTCGTCGAGGTGCTCGAGCAACTCCCCGACGCGGACAACGCCGTCCTCGCCGACTCGCTCACGAAGATCGTCGACGCGCTCGCCGCGGGCACGCCCGCGCCGGTCGACGAGTACACGGTCGACGACCAGGACTGA
- a CDS encoding MarR family winged helix-turn-helix transcriptional regulator translates to MPTDLEALGHAVKRAQYRNHRTMDAALRDLGVTLVQWDALRAIDRMPRASGHDLAVATFQSDQAFGTLANRMLDRGLITRTAGRGRRIEHTVTEDGRRVLDEGHRIAEGVLDSLFAPLDEPRRAALLQLLTTLTDAAEPFGAQNVHSANGSLN, encoded by the coding sequence ATGCCGACCGACCTCGAAGCCCTGGGCCACGCCGTCAAGCGGGCGCAGTACCGCAACCACCGCACGATGGACGCCGCCCTGCGCGACCTCGGCGTGACGCTCGTGCAGTGGGACGCCCTGCGCGCGATCGACCGGATGCCCCGCGCCTCCGGGCACGACCTCGCCGTCGCGACGTTCCAGAGCGACCAGGCCTTCGGCACCCTCGCGAACCGGATGCTCGACCGTGGGCTCATCACGCGGACCGCCGGGCGGGGCCGCCGGATCGAGCACACCGTCACCGAGGACGGACGGCGGGTGCTCGACGAGGGACACCGCATCGCCGAGGGGGTGCTCGACTCTCTGTTCGCACCGCTCGACGAGCCGCGACGGGCGGCGCTCCTGCAGCTCCTGACGACCCTGACGGATGCCGCCGAACCGTTCGGCGCGCAAAACGTACACAGTGCGAATGGTTCGTTGAACTGA
- a CDS encoding sugar phosphate isomerase/epimerase family protein, protein MPTTSVQLYSLRDAIAEDLDKAIARVAEIGYENVEPYAFVERATDLERAFAATGLKAPSGHVAVIDAEDTAPIWDAAERLGIRTVIDPFIPTDRWQTADDVAKIAERVNELTAEAAGRGLQFGYHNHQWEFTNKVDGRTVYDLFVSQLSPETVLEVDTFWATVGGADAPAVLKGLGDRVVAIHVKDGKVDGDIRTALPSSESALIVPEALQRAFENQTPAGQGDVDVTAILAAAPQAIRVVEFDAYKGDVFEGITESLAWLKDNDK, encoded by the coding sequence ATGCCCACCACTTCTGTGCAGCTGTACTCGCTGCGCGACGCCATCGCCGAAGACCTCGACAAGGCCATCGCCCGTGTCGCCGAGATCGGGTACGAGAACGTCGAGCCCTACGCGTTCGTCGAGCGCGCCACCGACCTCGAGCGTGCGTTCGCGGCCACCGGCCTCAAGGCTCCGTCCGGCCACGTCGCCGTGATCGACGCCGAGGACACCGCGCCGATCTGGGACGCCGCCGAGCGCCTCGGCATCCGCACCGTCATCGACCCGTTCATCCCGACCGACCGCTGGCAGACCGCCGACGACGTCGCGAAGATCGCCGAGCGCGTCAACGAGCTGACCGCCGAGGCCGCCGGCCGTGGCCTGCAGTTCGGGTACCACAACCACCAGTGGGAGTTCACGAACAAGGTCGACGGCCGCACCGTCTACGACCTGTTCGTGTCACAGCTGTCGCCGGAGACCGTCCTCGAGGTCGACACCTTCTGGGCGACCGTCGGTGGCGCCGACGCCCCCGCTGTGCTCAAGGGCCTGGGCGACCGCGTCGTCGCGATCCACGTCAAGGACGGCAAGGTCGACGGTGACATCCGCACCGCGCTGCCCTCGTCCGAGAGCGCCCTCATCGTGCCCGAGGCGCTGCAGCGCGCCTTCGAGAACCAGACGCCGGCCGGTCAGGGCGACGTCGACGTGACCGCGATCCTCGCCGCCGCACCGCAGGCGATCCGTGTGGTCGAGTTCGACGCGTACAAGGGCGACGTCTTCGAGGGCATCACCGAGTCCCTCGCATGGCTCAAGGACAACGACAAGTGA
- a CDS encoding VOC family protein, giving the protein MVDATKAFSGFSVRDVPEAKAFYEDVLGVEVTEDHGMLFLQLGGGHQVLVYPKGPGHEPAAFTVLNFPVPDIDAAVDELTAKGVVFLQYEGMTDDRGVNRKGGPLIAWFTDPSGNVLSVIEE; this is encoded by the coding sequence ATGGTCGATGCGACGAAGGCGTTCAGCGGGTTCTCGGTGCGCGACGTGCCCGAGGCGAAGGCGTTCTACGAGGACGTCCTGGGGGTCGAGGTCACCGAGGACCACGGCATGCTCTTCCTGCAGCTCGGCGGCGGACACCAGGTGCTCGTCTACCCGAAGGGCCCGGGTCATGAACCGGCGGCCTTCACGGTGCTGAACTTCCCGGTGCCGGACATCGACGCCGCGGTCGACGAGCTCACCGCGAAGGGCGTCGTGTTCCTGCAGTACGAGGGGATGACCGACGACCGGGGTGTGAACCGGAAGGGCGGCCCGCTCATCGCCTGGTTCACCGACCCGTCGGGCAACGTCCTCAGCGTCATCGAAGAGTGA
- a CDS encoding NUDIX hydrolase: MEYTDYDTRLAAYGVITDGDRVLLAKLRHPDAGTWTLPGGGVEFDETVEQAVVREIREETGYEAQAGALLGVRHHIVPAERRIHANGRPMKAVQVVFRATVTGGALRHELDGSTDESRWIPVAELPHHRHGLLVPIALGWAGALSR; this comes from the coding sequence ATGGAGTACACGGACTACGACACCCGGCTCGCCGCCTACGGCGTGATCACGGACGGTGACCGCGTGCTCCTGGCGAAGCTGCGCCACCCCGATGCGGGCACGTGGACGCTGCCGGGCGGCGGGGTCGAGTTCGACGAGACCGTCGAACAGGCCGTCGTGCGCGAGATCCGCGAGGAGACCGGGTACGAGGCCCAGGCCGGTGCCCTGCTCGGGGTCCGGCACCACATCGTCCCCGCCGAACGCCGCATCCACGCCAACGGCCGGCCGATGAAGGCCGTGCAGGTGGTGTTCCGGGCGACCGTCACCGGGGGAGCCCTGCGGCACGAGCTCGACGGCTCGACCGACGAGTCACGGTGGATCCCCGTCGCCGAGCTCCCGCACCACCGCCACGGCCTGCTCGTGCCGATCGCCCTCGGCTGGGCGGGTGCCCTGTCCCGCTGA